Part of the Vibrio ishigakensis genome, GCTTCGATAAAGCGTGCCGGGTCTTTCTCAAGCACGGCTTTTACCGCGTGGATGCCATAAATAAATTCGTTACTCATTAATCTGATCTCTTATTTCTTCTTGCCACGAGACTTGTTCTTGTTGACTCGAGCCTTACTCTTTCTCGCCTTTTGCGCTTTGGATTTCTTACCCTTCTTTGGCTGTTCTGTGCTTCCATCAGGACGCACAGTTGGCTCAACCATAGCCTTGGCTTTCTTGCCTTTACCGCGAGCTTGTTTCTTCGCTTCTTCCACTAGGCGCTGTTTAGCGGTTTTACCCTTGCCTCTTGGAGCGCGTTGACTGCCCACTAGCTCAAAATCGATCTGTTTGTCGTTAAGGTTTACTGAGAGAACCTTAACCTTCACTTGATCGCCTAATCGATAGATCTGTCCAGAGCTCTCACCCACCAAGCGCTGACCTATGGCATCGTAGCGATAGTAGTCATTTGCTAGTGATGAAATATGCACTAGACCGTCGATGTGCAGATCGCTTAGGCGAACGAAGAAACCGAATGCAGTGACATTTGCAATCACACCGTCAAGCTCTTCGCCCACATGGTCTTGCATGTATTCACACTTGAGCCAGTCCGCAACCTCACGGGTCGCATCATCAGCACGGCGCTCGGTCATAGAGCACTGCTCGCCGTATACGTCCATATCATCGAACGAATAGTGGAATCCACCGGTTGGGGTCCACCTGTCTTTGTTGCGACCTTCTTTTTTGGCAATCAGATACTTGATTGCACGATGCAGAAGCAGGTCTGGGTAACGACGGATTGGCGAGGTAAAGTGCGCGTAGCGCTTCAATGCCAAGCCGAAGTGGCCAACGTTGTCGGGATTATACACAGCTTGCTTCATGGAGCGTAGCAACATGGTCTGAATAAGTTCTTTATCCGGACGCTCACGCACCTGATGCATCAGTGCTGCGTAGTCAGTAGGCGATGGTTCAAGACCACCGTTTAGGAATAGACCTAGCTCACCCAAGAAGTCTTTAAAGCCTGTTAGGCGTTCTTCACCTGGAGTTTCATGGATACGATACAGCGCCGGCTCTTTTAGTTTCTCTACTAGAGATGCTGAGGCGATGTTCGCCAATATCATGCACTCTTCAATCAGCTTGTGGGCATCGTTGCGCACCACTGGCTCGATACGATCGATCTTACGCTCAGAGTTAAAGATGAACTTGGTTTCAACGGTTTCAAACTCGATAGCACCGCGATTATCACGTGCACCCTTGAGCACCTGATACATGTTGTGCAGTTCCTGTAGGTGAGGAACCAGAGGCTCATAACGCTCTCTTAGTTCTTGGTCACCATTTAGGATATCGTTCACCTTGGTATAGGTAAGACGAGCATGAGAGTTCATTACCGCTTCATAGTGCTTGTAGCCAGACAGTTTACCTGTCTCAGAAACCGTCATCTCACACACCATACACAGGCGGTCAACCTGAGGGTTTAGCGAGCACAAACCGTTTGATAGAACCTCAGGTAGCATAGGCACCACTTGAGATGGGAAATACACTGAGTTACCACGATTAATAGCTTCTTTGTCGAGGGCAGAATCAGGGCGAACGTAATAACTGACATCGGCAATGGCTACCCATAGGCGCCAACCTCCGCTCTTCTTAGGCTCACAGAAAACTGCATCATCGAAATCTCGAGCATCTTCACCATCTATGGTCACCAGAGGTAGGTCGCGCAGATCGACACGCCCCTCTTTTGCCTCTTCTGGCACCTCTTCACCAAGGCTAGAGATCTGCTTAGTCACCTCTTCAGGCCACTCGTTCGGGATCTGATGGGTACGGATAGCGATTTGAGTTTCCATACCCGGGGCTAGATTTTCACCCAGCACCTCAACCACCTTGCCCGTCATACCACGAGAGCGTGTGCCACGGTCTGTGATTTCAATAACCACCACATTACCCATGCGTGCGCCTGCTCTATGCGCCTCAGGGATAAGAATATCGTGATGGATACGCGAGTCATCAGGCACTACATAGGCATGACCAAATTCAAGGAAAAAGCGACCGACGATCTGCATGCTACGCTCTTCCAATACACGAACGATGCGCGCCTCTTTGCGGCCACGCTTATCAGTTCCAGATTCTTGCACTAGAACGTAGTCGCCATGGATGATGCCGCGCATCTGGTGAAAAGGCAGTACCAAATCTTTGTCTTTACCGATCACGCCCTCAGGACGCACCCAGCCATAACCATCCTTATGGCCGATGACATGGCCTTTGATCATCTCTAGTTTTTCAGGAACAGCAAAGCATTGACGCCTAGTAAACACTAGTTGACCATCACGAAGCATGGCATTGAGGCGACGCCTTAAACCCTCATATTGCTCCTCACCTTTCAGCTCGAGAGCCTTAAAAAGGTCATTGCGATTCATAGGAGCACCGGCCTTTTGTAGGAAGTCTAAGATGAACTCCCTACTTGGCACAGGATTGGCGTAGTTTTCAGCTTCACGCTTAGCGTGAGGATCGCGTTCGAAAGATTCAGACATGAATGAACTCGTTAGGTGAGAGCAGTTGCTTTTAGTATATTCCAGTAACTGCCCGACAAGGGAAAAATGCTTTAAAAATTAATGATTAATTTGATTTAGCGTCAGGGTTTGGAAAGCAAAATTAATAGCTCGCTGTTGTCATCCA contains:
- the rnr gene encoding ribonuclease R → MSESFERDPHAKREAENYANPVPSREFILDFLQKAGAPMNRNDLFKALELKGEEQYEGLRRRLNAMLRDGQLVFTRRQCFAVPEKLEMIKGHVIGHKDGYGWVRPEGVIGKDKDLVLPFHQMRGIIHGDYVLVQESGTDKRGRKEARIVRVLEERSMQIVGRFFLEFGHAYVVPDDSRIHHDILIPEAHRAGARMGNVVVIEITDRGTRSRGMTGKVVEVLGENLAPGMETQIAIRTHQIPNEWPEEVTKQISSLGEEVPEEAKEGRVDLRDLPLVTIDGEDARDFDDAVFCEPKKSGGWRLWVAIADVSYYVRPDSALDKEAINRGNSVYFPSQVVPMLPEVLSNGLCSLNPQVDRLCMVCEMTVSETGKLSGYKHYEAVMNSHARLTYTKVNDILNGDQELRERYEPLVPHLQELHNMYQVLKGARDNRGAIEFETVETKFIFNSERKIDRIEPVVRNDAHKLIEECMILANIASASLVEKLKEPALYRIHETPGEERLTGFKDFLGELGLFLNGGLEPSPTDYAALMHQVRERPDKELIQTMLLRSMKQAVYNPDNVGHFGLALKRYAHFTSPIRRYPDLLLHRAIKYLIAKKEGRNKDRWTPTGGFHYSFDDMDVYGEQCSMTERRADDATREVADWLKCEYMQDHVGEELDGVIANVTAFGFFVRLSDLHIDGLVHISSLANDYYRYDAIGQRLVGESSGQIYRLGDQVKVKVLSVNLNDKQIDFELVGSQRAPRGKGKTAKQRLVEEAKKQARGKGKKAKAMVEPTVRPDGSTEQPKKGKKSKAQKARKSKARVNKNKSRGKKK